A single Xenopus laevis strain J_2021 chromosome 3S, Xenopus_laevis_v10.1, whole genome shotgun sequence DNA region contains:
- the ttll1.S gene encoding tubulin tyrosine ligase like 1 S homeolog (The RefSeq protein has 1 substitution compared to this genomic sequence) translates to MAGKLKWVTDIEKSVLINNFEKRGWVQVTESEDWNFYWMSVQTIRNCFSVENGFRLSDDQLVNHFPNHYELTRKDLMVKNIKRYRKEQEKEGSPLAEKDENGKYLYLDFVPVTFMLPADYNLFVEEFRKNPSSTWIMKPCGKAQGKGIFLINKLSQIKKWSRDSKTSSFVSQSSKEAYVISLYIDNPLLIGGKKFDLRLYVLVTTYRPLKCYMYKLGFCRFCTVKYTPSTSELDNMFVHLTNVAIQKHGDDYNHVHGGKWMVSNLRLYLESTRGREVTDKLFDEIHWIIVQSLKAVAPVMNNDKHCFECYGYDIIIDDKLKPWLIEVNASPSLTSSTANDRILKYNLINDTLNIVVPNGEIPDCKMNKHPPREVLGHYDLLYDEEAAQLDGAERDLKSRGGQPAGVKGNRARDSGRLAITTWK, encoded by the exons atGGCCGGAAAACTGAAGTGGGTGACGGACATTGAGAAGTCTGTGCTCATTAATAACTTTGAAAAGAGAGGCTGGGTGCAAGTGACGGAGAGTGAAGACTGGAACTTCTATTG GATGAGCGTCCAGACCATCCGCAACTGCTTCAGCGTGGAGAACGGGTTCCGCCTCTCGGACGACCAGCTTGTCAATCATTTCCCGAACCATTATGAGCTCACCAGGAAGGACCTGATGGTCAAGAACATCAAGAGGTACCGCAAAGAGCAGGAGAAAGAGGGGAGCCCCCTGGCCGAGAAAGATGAGAATGGAAAATACCTCTATTTAG ATTTTGTTCCGGTCACGTTCATGCTTCCGGCCGATTACAACCTGTTTGTGGAAGAATTCCGGAAAAACCCCTCCAGCACGTGGATCATGAAGCCGTGCGGCAAAGCCCAGGGGAAGGGAATCTTCCTCATCAACAAACTGTCGCAGATCAAAAAATGGTCCAGGGACAGCAAAACGTCATC GTTTGTATCACAGTCATCTAAAGAAGCCTACGTCATCTCCCTGTATATCGACAACCCACTGCTGATCGGGGGCAAGAAGTTTGATCTGCGCCTGTACGTCCTGGTCACCACATATCGGCCGCTCAAGTGCTACAT GTACAAGTTGGGGTTCTGTCGTTTCTGCACCGTGAAGTACACGCCGAGCACCAGCGAATTGGACAACATGTTCGTGCATCTCACAAATGTCGCCATTCAGAAGCACGGG GACGACTATAATCACGTCCATGGCGGGAAATGGATGGTGAGCAATTTGCGTCTGTACTTGGAGAGCACCCGGGGCAGAGAAGTGACCGACAAACTTTTTGATGAGATTCACTGGATTATTGTCCAATCGCTGAAGGCCGTTGCG CCTGTAATGAATAATGACAAGCATTGCTTCGAGTGCTACGGATATGATATTATCATTGATGACAAGTTGAAGCCATGGCTCATTGAG GTGAATGCGTCTCCGTCCCTGACATCGAGTACGGCCAACGACCGCATCCTCAAATACAACCTCATCAACGACACCCTAAACATCGTGGTGCCCAACGGAGAGATCCCCGACTGCAAGATGAACAAACACCCGCCCAGAGAGGTGCTCGGCCACTACGACTTACT GTACGATGAGGAGGCAGCGCAGTTGGATGGGGCGGAGCGAGACCTGAAGAGCCGAGGAGGGCAACCAGCTGGTGTGAAAGGCACCCGAGCAAGGGATTCTGGGAGACTTGCCATTACAACTTGGAAGTAG